The sequence AGTGGCGGATCAGTTCGTCTTGGGTATCGGGTAACACCAGCAGGCTGTCTCGCTCTGCGGCGGATAGGATTGAGCGGCGAGGCATGCGGTTTCCTTCTTCTTGAAAACGTAGGTTTGTAAGAGCAACGACAAGAGCTCTCGGACACAACAGCAGATCAAGGGGTTATGATTCTCAAAAATCATTCTTGAAATATTATTCTCAGTTGCATATCATTTCAACGAGTTTTGATAATAAGGAAATAGCCATTATGAGACCATCCGCAGTGCTCGCTCTTAAGCGAAGCGTTATTCGTGAGACCGCGAGTCGTTTTCGCGTAACCAATCCACGTGTTTTTGGTTCAGTGCTCGATGGGACAGATCTCGATGGTAGTGATCTGGACTTATTAGTTGATGCCCTCCCTGGAGCGACACTTTTTGACTTGGGAGGTTTACAAGATGAACTTGAATCGCTGCTCGGCCTTCAAGTTGATCTACTGACCCCTGGCGATTTACCACCGAAATTTCGAGCCCAAGTACTCGCGGAGGCACGACCTGTATGAAGGTGAACCGTTTACCTGATTATCTTGACCA comes from Shewanella oneidensis MR-1 and encodes:
- a CDS encoding nucleotidyltransferase family protein, with the translated sequence MRPSAVLALKRSVIRETASRFRVTNPRVFGSVLDGTDLDGSDLDLLVDALPGATLFDLGGLQDELESLLGLQVDLLTPGDLPPKFRAQVLAEARPV